Genomic window (Streptomyces cadmiisoli):
GACGGTGTTGTGGGTCTTGCGGATGTAGTCGAGCAGTTCGCCGTCCGACCGGACGTCCGGGCCCGGCGCCAGCTCCGCGCCGGCCCAGCCGCTCAGCGCCGGCTGCGCGGCGATCCTGCGGGCCAGCCGCAGCCCGTACGTCATCACCCGCACGTCGTGCTCGTGCGTGAAGTACCGCGGGTCGACCCTCGGCCTGTCGCGGTGGTCCCGGGTCCGCAGCCGCACCGTTCCCCGGGACCTGGCGCGGGTGACGTTCGGGGTGAGGCAGAACGCGTTCTCCGAGGTCGGGTAGCCCCACCGCGCCGTGTTGAGGTCGAAGGGCACCGAGCCGTAGTGGAACATCAGGTCGGGCCGGTCCAGACCCGGCTCGGTGTCGTAGAAGACGCCCGCCTCCCACCACTGGCTGGACGTGGTGGTCATCGGCCGGGCGGCCTCCCACATGATGACGCCCTCGGGATGGTCCTGGAGGTTCTCGCCGACGCCCGGCGCGTCCACGGTCACCTCGACGCCGACCTCCCTGAGGTGCTCGGCGGGGCCGATGCCGGACAGCATCAGCAGCTTCGGCGAGTCGATCGCGCCGCACGAGACGACGACCTCCCGCCGGGCCCGGACCGTCCGGGTGCGGATCAGGTCCGGGTCCAGGTACTCGGCGCCGGTGCACCGCCGTCCCTCCAGCACCAGCCGTCTGGCCCGCACCCCCGTGCGCACGACCAGGTTCGGCCGCTTGCCCATCACCGGATGCAGATAGGCCACCGAGGAGGACTGCCGGACGTTGTTCTCGTCGGCGTTGATCTGGAACCAGTTGGCGCCGCGGACCACGGTCGTACCCGTGTTGAAGCCGACCGTGGGGATGCCCGCCTGCGCGCACGCCTCCAGCAGCGCCGCCCCGCAGGGGTCCTCGCCCTTGAGGGTGCGCAGCTTCACCGGGCCGGTGCGGCCGTGGTGGTCGCCGGGCGCGTCGTTGGCCTCGAG
Coding sequences:
- a CDS encoding GMC family oxidoreductase codes for the protein MHTDEFDYVVVGGGTAGNVVAARLSEDPSVTVCVLEAGPSDVGVDDVLRLERWMGLLESGYDWDYPVEPQEAGNSFLRHARAKVLGGCSSHNSCIAFWAPAEDLDDWAAAGCPGWGAADLFPLYRRLEANDAPGDHHGRTGPVKLRTLKGEDPCGAALLEACAQAGIPTVGFNTGTTVVRGANWFQINADENNVRQSSSVAYLHPVMGKRPNLVVRTGVRARRLVLEGRRCTGAEYLDPDLIRTRTVRARREVVVSCGAIDSPKLLMLSGIGPAEHLREVGVEVTVDAPGVGENLQDHPEGVIMWEAARPMTTTSSQWWEAGVFYDTEPGLDRPDLMFHYGSVPFDLNTARWGYPTSENAFCLTPNVTRARSRGTVRLRTRDHRDRPRVDPRYFTHEHDVRVMTYGLRLARRIAAQPALSGWAGAELAPGPDVRSDGELLDYIRKTHNTVYHPSCTVRMGADDDPSAPLDARLRVKGVEGLRVADGSVMPDLVTVNPCITTMVIGEKCADLLKEDA